From the genome of Pseudomonas sihuiensis:
GAGAATGATGTCCCAGCTTTCCAGCGTCATGCCCAGGGTCAGGTCCAGCTGCGTCTGCGCGTTGAGGTAGGCGATCACGGTGTTGAGACGAGCGTTCTCGGCGTTCTGCAGGTCGCTCTCGAAGCTCAGCACCTGAAAGTTGCTGGAGCGCCCAGCGGCCAGCTTGTCCCGTTCGATCGCCAGCTTGCGCTTGGACAGTTCCACACCACGCTGGGCGATTTCGTACTGGCGCCAGCGGGTGCTTACATCCCGTATGACATCCTTGACGTTGCGGATCAGTGCCTGCCGGGCATCGGCCAACTGCAGTTGCTGATCTTCGACGTTGATCCGGGCATGTACTTCCCCCTGGCGTCTGCTCAGATCGCCGATGGGGATGTCGAGCCGTATGCCGGCATAGCTGTCCCAGCTGCGATCTGCGCCATTGCCATAGGTCGAGCCGTAGCGATCTCTGGCCTGATTGGCGCCGACTTCGAGCGACAGATCCCAGAGGCTCTGGTTCTTGGCGACCAGCAGGTTGATGTCCGCTTGCTGGCGCATGATCAACTGGCGCAGAAAGTCGGGTTGCTGTCGCTCGGCCAGACTGATGGCCTGGCCGGGGTCGATCTCGATCGCTTCAGCGTGCAGGGCATCGGTTGCCCGCACTGGCGAAGAGAGATCCAGCGCGAGCAGGCGCAGCAGCTCCAGGCGGCTGCTGTCGACCAGATTGGCCGCTTCCTCGACGCCCAGCTCCTGGCTGGCCAGGCTGGCTTCGGTCTGCACCACCTCGAACTCCGCCATCCGCCCAGCCTCGATCATCGCCTGGTTGACGCTCAACAGCTCCTGCGAACGCTGCAGGGCGGCCCTGGCGATGTCCAGCTGCTCCTGGGCGCGCAGCAGCTCGCGGTAAGCGAAGATGATCGCCGCGACGGTCTGCGAGATACCGGCCTTGAGGCCGAGCCTGTTGGCCTCTTCGGTCAGTTGCGCGAGTTGCAGTGGCGCGGTGGTGACGTCGCGCCCGCCGCCACGCAGTAGCGGCTGGATGATGCTGAAGTCGACGCCGTCGTTGCGGCGCCAGCCCGCCTGGTTGGCTTGCGTGTGGTACTTGCTCCAGCCGAGGCTGACCACGGTGCCGTATTCTCCCAGCAAGGTCGCTGTGGCGCCGAACTGACCCGCACGCTGGCTATCGGCATGCCCCCGCGAGGCTCGGTAGCTGTTGGAGAGATACAGTTTGGGGTTGAACGCGTCCTCCGATACCCGCAGGTCGAACTTGTCGGCGATGCGCCAGAGGTAGGCGCTCTTGATCGAGCGGTTGTTGCGCAGCCCGAGAAACACCGCGTCGACCAGCGACAGGTCGGCCATCTGTTCACTGAGCAGTTCAGCTGGCGCCGGGTCGGGCATGCTGGGTGCCGAAGGGCGCAAGGGCTCTTCCCGCCACGCCTGTGCTGGTGCGCTGAGGGTAACGATGAGGAACGCGCCGAGCGCCAGTCGCCTATTCATCGCGCAGCGCCTCTACCGGTTGCAGGCGTGACGCGGCGATGGCCGGATGCAGACCGAAGAACAGGCCGACCAGTACCGTACTGCCGATGCCCAGGGGCAGCGCGCCGGGTGCCAGAAAGAATGCCCAGCCAGACAGCTGCGCATAGCCCCAGCCTCCCAGCATGCCGAGAACGGCGCCCAGCAGTGCACCAACGCTGGTCAAGGCCACGGCCTCGACCAGGAACAGGTTGCGGATATCTCTGCGCCGTGCGCCCAGGGCCAGGCGCACGCCGATCTCCCGGCGGCGTTCGCTGACGTTCATCAGCATCACGTTCATCACGCCTACGCCACCACCTATCAGCGAGACGACGCCGAGCGCTGCCAGCAGGTAGGTGAAGGTTCGGGTCTGCTGTTGCATGCCCTCGAGGATCTGCTGCGCGAAGATCAGGGTAACCGGAGCATCCCCAGCGATGCGCTGGGTGAGAGCCTGGCGCAATTGCTCGCCGGCCTGGATGACTTCTTCGGCGCTGTTGGCGCGGGCCACAACGTGGCTGATCTGTGGCACGGGGTTGATGCGCGTCATGCCCTCCATGGGGATGAACAGCGTTTCGTTGGCATTGAACGGCAGGAGCATGCCGGGGGCACCTTCCTGGAGAATGCCGACGACCCTGAACTGATAGGACTGCAGGCGTAACTGATCACCCGGTTGCAGCGGATCGTCCGGCAGGCTCAGGGTCTGTGCCAGCGAGGCGCCGATGACCGCATAGGCTTCCTTGCGGTCGAACCCCGACAGCGACCGGCCGCTGGCGATATCCAGACGCGCGGCCTCGAACAGTGCCGGGTCGGCGCCGATGATGTTGGCGTTGCCGATCCGTCCGTGGAAGATCGCCGGTGCGCCATAGGTCATCACCGGAGACAGGCTGGCGACGGCCGGGGTTTGTCGACCCAGCGCTTCCACGCTCAGACGCAGGGGCAGGCCGTCGCGCCCGGTGGGTTGTGGTGGCAGCTGCAGCACCAGGGTATCGCTGCCCAGGTTGCGGAAGATCGCTATCGATTGCGCGGCGGCATTGCCGCCGATGTTGAGCAGGGCCACCACCGAGCAACTGCCCATGACGATGCCCAGCAGGGCCAGCAAGGAGCGCCGACCGAGCATGCGCAGGCTGTTCAGCGCCTCGACCAGTATCTGTGCGGCGCTCGGCCCGGTACTCAACGGCATGGCCGGGCTCATGCTGCGCCGGCCTCGCGCAGCAGTCCCTGGTGCACCTCGACCTGGCGCGCCAGGCGGTTGGCGATCAGCGGGTCATGCGTGACCACGATCAGCGTCACGCCTTGCTCGCGGTTGAGCTCGAGCAGCAACGCCATGATCTCCTGGGCTGTGCTGGCATCGAGATTACCGGTCGGTTCGTCGGCGAGGATCAGTGCAGGCTTGCCGACCAGCGCGCGGGCGATGGCGACGCGTTGGCGCTGCCCACCGGACAGGCTGGCGGGGCGATGCTCGCTGCGTTCGACCAGGCCGACCCTGGCGAGCATGGCGTGCGCCTGTTCGCGCGCCTGGCGCGGCGCGATGCCGCGATAGGTCAGGGGCAAGGCGACGTTGTCCAGTGCGCTGAGGCGGGGAAGCAGGTTGAAGCTCTGGAAGACGAAACCGATCAGCTGGTTACGCAGGGCGGCCAACTGGTCCGGGCTGGCCTGGGCGACCTCGATGCCATTGAGGCGGTAGTTGCCGGTATCGGGCAGGTCGAGCAGGCCGAGCACGTTGAGCAGGGTGCTCTTGCCCGAACCGGAGCTGCCGAGGACGGCGCAGCTCTCCCCGCTGGCGATCCGCAGGCAGACGTCGTCGAGGATATGCAGCGTTTTGTCGGCAAGCCGGTAGTGCTTGCCAATGTGCTGCAACTGGATGAGCTGTTCTTCGTTATTGTTTTCGAGCATCCCGATGCCACTGCCTGCGTCCATGTCGATGAACCACTGAGCATCGCCTTGTCAGGCACTTCACGGAGCCGACGCCATAGGGCTCTGTTCCGGGAAATCAGAGGGCGGTCGTCTTTCTGAAAGCGGTCGCAACAGGACCATGCCCGATAGCAGGATTGGCAGCGCTGGCTTGTCTGTAAAGCCAACTTTCTTCTGGTTCGCGCAGGCAGTGTTACCGATGCTCACACCTTCCATGTCGGGTGGCTGAGCGTGCCGAAACGGGAGATGGATGAGGGCAGGCATCGGGCTGCCCTCGGCGCAGGCGACAGATCAGAACGGAGCGGGGCACTCGAAACGCATGCGCTCACCGGTTTGCGGGTGGGTGAGGGCGAGCATGCTGGCGTGCAGGCACAGGCGCTCATGGGCGGCCAGGGCCTGTTCGTGAGCGTAGAGGCGGTCGCCCAGCAGTGGATGGCCGATGGACAGCATATGCACGCGCAACTGGTGCGAGCGCCCGGTGATGGGCGTGAGCTCGACCCGGCACCAGTCGCCGCAGCGCTCGATGACGCGCCAGTGGGTCAGGGCGTGTTTGCCCAGTTCGTGATCGACCACGTGGCGTGGTTTGGTCGGCGGGTCGTAGCGCAGCGGCAGGTCGATGCTGCCGCTGTCGGCCTGCGGCTGGCCCCAGCACAGGGCGGTGTAGGCCTTCTCGGTTTCACGGTCGTGGAACTGGCGCGACAGCTCGCGGTGGCTGTCGGCATCGCGGGCCAGGACGATGATGCCGGAGGTTTCCCAGTCCAGCCGATGGACGATGCGCGCCTCGGGGTAGCCGTTTTCCTGCAGGCGGGTGACCAGGCAATCCTTGTTGTCATCGGCGCGGCCCGGCACCGACAGCAGCAGGGTGGGCTTGTTGATCACCAACAAGGCGGCGTCCTGGTGGAGAATTTCGATCTGGCTTAGCGGCATGGGGCGTTCGCAACGGTCTGGTAGGAGCGAGCTCTGCTCGCGAAAAATGCAGGTCACCGATATTCGCGAGCAGAGCTCGCTCCTACGGGCTATCGATGGCTACAAACGAACACGGCGGCCGAAGCCGCCGTGAGCGCAACTGGACTCGATTAACGATCCGGCAGAGTGATGTTCAACTCCAGAATCGAGCAGCTGCCCTGGTTTTCCAGTGCAACCTGTACCTGGTCAGAGTCGATGTTGACGTACTTGCGGATCACTTCCACCAGTTCCTGCTGCAGGGCCGGCAGGTAGTCCGGCTGGCTGCGCTGGCCACGTTCGTGGGCAACGATGATCTGCAGGCGCTCCTTGGCGATGGATGCGGTGGTTTCCTTCTTGCGCGAGCGCAAGAAGTCAAAAATATTCATTCTCGACCTCCAAACAGGCGCTGCAGGAAGCCCTGCTTCTTCACATCCAGGAAGCGGTGCGCGACTTCCTTGCCAAGCAGGCGATCAACAGCGTCGCTGTAGGCCTGGCCGGCATCGCTTTGGTCATCGAGGATGACCGGGATGCCCTGGTTGGACGCCTTGAGCACGGCCTGGGATTCGGGGATCACGCCGAGCAGGCGGATGGCGAGGATTTCCTCGACGTCTTCGACGCCGAGCATTTCGCCCTTGGTGACGCGCTCGGGGTTGTAACGGGTCAGCAGCAGGTGTTCCTTGATCGGGTCTTCGCCTTTCTCGGCGCGGCGCGATTTGCTCGCCAGTAGGCCGAGCATGCGGTCGGAGTCACGTACCGAGGACACTTCCGGGTTGGTCACGACGATGGCTTCGTCGGCGAAATACATCGCCAGGTGTGCACCCTTCTCGATACCAGCAGGCGAGTCGCAGACCACATATTCGAAATTTTGCGACAGCTCATTGATGACTTTCTCGACGCCTTCGAGGGTCAGTGCGTCCTTGTCACGGGTCTGGCTGGCGGCCAGCACGTAGAGGTTCTCGAGACGCTTGTCCTTGATCAGGGCCTGAGTGAGGGTGGCTTCGCCGTTGACCACGTTGACGAAGTCGTACACCACGCGGCGTTCGCAGCCCATGATCAGGTCGAGGTTACGCAGGCCGACGTCGAAGTCGACGATGACAGTCTTGTGCCCGCGCAGGGCGAGGCCGGTACCGATGGCGGCGCTGGTGGTGGTTTTACCGACGCCACCCTTGCCGGAAGTGACTACGAGGATCTTGGCCAAGGTGATTCACCCTAAAAATGAATAAAACGCGGGAATCCGTCAGCCAATCGAGGCTTCCAGATGCCTTTTTGTGTCCGTAAAAAAGTGGCCGCAGTATCCGTTAAAGGCGGGTGATGTTCAACACATCACCCGACAGGCTGACATGTACCGCATCGCCCCACAGCGGGTCACGGCGCAGGTCTTCGGCGACCTTGTAATGGCCGGCAATCGACAGCATTTCGGCGCCCATTTGCTGACAGAAAATCCGTGCCTTGGTGTTGCCTTTGATGCCCGCCAGGGCGCGGCCACGCATGGGCGCGTAAACATGGATGTTGCCATCGGCGAGAAGTTCCGCCCCGGCGCTGACCGCTGCCAGGACGATCAGGTCGCCACCCTGGGCATAGATCTGCTGGCCGCCGCGCACTGGTGTGGTGACGACCCGGGCGGGCTTGTGCTCGGGCTCGGCGGGTTTTACCTCGACCTTCTTCGGCGGCGCCGGGTCGATAGGCCGCTCGCGCGCGCCGGACGGCGGCAGCACGGGCAGATCCATGGCTTCGGCGGCAGCCACATCACTTTCGCGTACGGCGCGGATGGCCAGGGTGCGCAGGCCATGGCGGCGACACAAAGCCATCAGTTGGGCCAGGTCCAGTTCACCTTCGCCTTCCGGCAGTTTGTCCAGGGCCAGCACCAGCGGCGTGTTGCTGAAGAAGGCCGGGGCCTGGGCGACTTTTTCCGTCAGTTGCGCGTCGAGGCGTTCGAGATCGTTGTGCGCCAGTTCCATCACGGTGATGGCGAGCATGCTGCCCTTGAGCTGGAATACGGGGTCTTGGGCGAGGAGGTCGGCTTGGCTCATGGTGGTGCGATGGGCCTTCTGGCGAGTCGAAAGATGCCGGACTTATAACGAGATAGCCCGCATGCCGCAAGCCGCCTGAGCAGACGAGTCCGACCGGAGGCGAAGCTGTCCCGCCGCTGGGCGGTCGCCGTGACCAGCATGGCTCGCAGCGAAGCCGCCGAGCGAGGGGGAAAACTGCGTTAGAATGCGCGGCTTTGTATGTGATCGGAAACGCCTCATGGATCGCCCCCGCTTTCGCGCCTATTTTCTTCATCCGCGCTTCTGGCCACTGTGGCTGGGCTTCGGATTGCTGTGGCTGGTGGTGCAACTGCCTTACGGCCTGCAACTGAAACTGGGGCGGGCACTGGGCTGGCTGATGTACCGCACGGCAAGCTCGCGCCGGCAGATCGCTGCGCGCAATCTGGAGCTTTGCTTCCCCGACAAGAGCGCTGCCGAGCGCGAGCGCCTGCTCAAGGAGAATTTCGCCTCCACCGGTATTGCCTTCTTCGAAATGGCCATGAGCTGGTGGTGGCCCAAGGCGCGCCTGGCTCGCCTGGCGCATGTCGAGGGCCTCGAGCATCTGCAGCGGGCGCAGGCCGAGGGGCAGGGCGTGATCCTCATGGCCGTGCATTTCACCACCCTGGAGATTGGCGCCGCTCTGCTCGGTCAGTTGCACACCATCGACGGCATGTACCGCGAGCACGACAACCCGCTGTTCGACTACATCCAGCGCCGTGGCCGCGAACGCCACAACCTCGATGCCACCGCTATCGAGCGTGAGGATATTCGAGCGATGCTCAAGGTGCTGCGTGCCGGTCGCGCCATCTGGTACGCGCCGGATCAGGACTATGGGCGCAAGCAGAGCATCTTCGTGCCGTTGTTCGGTATCCAGGCGGCGACGGTTACCGCCACCACCAAGTTCGCTCGCCTGGGCAAGGCGCGTGTGGTGCCGTTCACCCAGCAGCGTTTGGCCGACGGCAGCGGTTATCGCCTGGTGATCCATCCGCCGCTTGAAGGCTTCCCGGGTGACAGCGAAGAGGCCGATTGCCTGCGCATCAATCAGTGGATCGAGCAAGTGGTGAGCGCCTGCCCGGAGCAGTACCTGTGGGCGCACCGTCGCTTCAAGACGCGTCCCGAGGGCGAGCCGAAGCTGTACGGAAAGCGCGCGTAGCCCATCTATACTGCAACGAAAAACAGGATCGCCCGATGACCGTGATTGCCAGTCCCGATGCGCCCGTGACCGGGCTGATCCTCTCCGGCGGCGGGGCGCGGGCGGCCTATCAGGTCGGGGTGCTGGCAGCCATTGCCGATCTGCTGCCGGATGCCTCGCACAATCCCTTTCCGGTGATAGTCGGCACTTCGGCCGGGGCGATCAACGCCGTTGGCCTGGCCTGCGGCGCGTTGCAGTTCGGCGAAGCCGTGCGGCGCCTGACCTCTGTCTGGCAGGGCTTTCACACCCATATGGTGTACCGCAGCGACTGGCCGGGCGTGCTGCGCCAGGCGGCGCGTTTCGTCGGTCACAGCCTGCTTGGCCTGGGGCGCGATGTTCCGGTGGCCTTGCTCGACAGTTCGCCATTGCGCGAGTTGCTGGAGCGCGAGCTGGACCTCTCCGGTATCGCGGCTGCCGTGCGTCATCGACAGTTGCGGGCCGTGGCGGTGACGGCCTTCGGCTATGAAAGCGGTCAGGCGATGACCTTCTATCAGGGCCGCGCGACCATCGACCCCTGGTTTCGCCACCGTCGTGTCGGGGTGCCGACGCGGCTGCGCCTCGAACACTTGCTGGCCAGTGCGTCGATTCCGCTGATATTCCCGCCGGTGAAGATCAACCGCGAATACTTCGGCGACGGCGCGGTACGCCAGGCGGCGCCGATCAGCCCGGCCTTGCACCTGGGGGCCAGTCGCGTGCTGGTGATTGGCGTGAGTGGCAATGCACAGAGCAATGCCTCGGCCCCTGTGCCGGTCACCCCGGCCAATCGCCCGCCGAGCCTGGCGCAGATCGGCGGGCATATGCTCAACAGCACCTTTATCGACAATCTGGAGACGGACATCGAGCAGCTCGAACGGCTCAACCAGATGAGCGCACTGGTGCCGCCGGAGCGGCGTCCGCGTGGCTTGGGTTTGAACCCGGTGGACGTGCTGGTGATCGCGCCGAGCCAGCCGCTGGATCAGATCGCCGCGCGTCATCAGCGCGAGCTGCCCAGGGCGCTGCGTCTGTTTCTGCGTGGTCCTGGGGCAACCAAAGCCGGTGGAGCGGGGGTGCTCAGCTACCTGCTGTTCGAGCCCGGCTATTGCAGTGAACTGATCGAGTTGGGTTATCAGGATGCGATGGCGCGCAAGGCCGACCTCTGCCGTTTTCTCGGGTTGGCCGAGGTCGCCCATTCCGCTTGATGCACGTCAGGCCAGCACACCATCACGAAAATCGCGCATGGCCTGCTCGATTTCCTCGCGGCTGTTCATCACGAACGGTCCGTACTGGACGATGGGTTCGTTCAGTGGTGTGCCGGCGATCAGCAATACCCGCGCACCATGGGTGCTGGCCAGGTGCAGCTCACCCTCGTCGGATAGCCGCACCAGACGCCCGGCGCTGACCGGTTGTGTACTGGCCTCGGGCAGCTCGAGCAGGCCTTGGTAAACGTACAGCATGACCCGCTGACCATCGGCCAGGCGCGGTGAAACCTGACTGCCGGCCGGCAGGTTCAGGTCGAACAGCTGAGGCTGGGTATGTGGCCGCTGCACGGCGCCGGCCTGGCGGATCTCGCCGTCATCGAATTCACCAGCGATCACCACCACCTCGGCGCCGGACGCCGTGTTGATGCGCGGGATGTCGGTGGCTGGAATATCGCGGTAGCCCGCTTCACCCAACTTGTCCTTGGCTGGCAGGTTGAGCCACAGTTGGAAGCCGCGCATGGCGCCGGACTCCTGCTCGGGCATCTCGCTGTGGATGATGCCGCGCGCAGCCGTCATCCATTGCACGCCGCCGCTGCCGAGCAGGCCGACGTTGCCCAGATGGTCTTCATGGCGCATGCGCCCTTCGAGCATGTAGGTGATGGTTTCGAAACCACGATGCGGGTGCGGCGGGAAGCCGGCGATGTAGTCGTCGGGGTTGTCGGTGGAAAACTCGTCGAGCATCAGGAAGGGGTCGAAGCGTTCCAGGCCCGGTCCGCCGATCACGCGGTTGAGGCGCACACCGGCGCCGTCCGAGGCGGGTTGGCCAGGCTGGATGCTGATGACGCGGCGTTGCGAGGTCATGGCGGCTCCTTGAAAGGTAGGAATGACGCCATGCTAGTCGCATTTAATCGATGTTTGTGTGGAAAATTTGCGGGCCATGCATCGATAAATTCGATGCATGGCCGAGGGCTCAGTCGGCAATCTTCAGCTTGCGCGACTCGTTGTAGAAGTAGCGGATCTTCTCGTACTCGAACGGCGAGTTGAGTTGGCCATAGCGGAAGCCGGTATTGGCGCGGGTGTCGACGATGCGCAGTGCGGTGATGCCGGGATTGCTGCGACTGGCGTCGGCCACATCGAGGTAATTGACCGCGTTCTCCAGGCTGTAGTCCGCCACCAGCCCGCCGGTGTCGCGCAGGTTCGATGGTCCGAGCAGTGGCAGCATCAGGTAAGGCCCTGCGGGTACGCCGTAGTAGCCCAGGGTTTGGCCGAAGTCTTCGCTCAATCGGGGTAGGCCCATCTTCGTCGCCGGGTCCCAGATACCGCCGACACCGAGGATGGTATTGAACAGCAACCGCGCGGTGCTGTTCATCGCCCGCTTGCCCTTGAGCTGCAGCACGCTGTTGGCCAGCGTGGGAATCTCGCCGAGGTTGTTGAAGAAGTTGTGCACGCCGGTTTGCACCAGGTTCGGTGTGACGTAGCGATAGCCGTCGACCACGGGCAGGAATACCCATTGATCGAAGCGGTAGTTGAAGTGGTAGACGCGGCGGTTCCACGACTCCAGCGGGTCATAGACCTGCAGGGCGTCACTGGAGGCGCGTTCGAACTCCTGCTGATCCAGTCCTGGGTTGAACTGCAGGTTCTGCAGCGGGTTGGTGAAACCGTCTGCGTCGACCTGGCTTTCGGCCAGTGTCTGCCCGCTGGCCAGCAGCAGGGCAAAGATGAGAGTGCTGTGCTTAACCACGGAAGAACTCCAGCATGGCGTCACTGTTGACGCGATAGTTGAGGTTGCCGCAGTGCCCGCCACGCGGGTAAAGGGTCAGGCGGTCGCCGAAAGTGCGGCGCAGGAAGCCGATGTCGCCCGGGCCGAGGATCAGGTCGTCGGCATTGTGCATCACCGAGACCTTGTCGCTGCCTTTGAGGTAGTCCTCCAGGGCGTAGAGGCTGCTCTTGTCGATCAACTGGTTGAGGCTGCCGCCGTCATAACGCGCACGCCACATGGGCATCAACTGTTCGGCGATGTAGCAGTCGAAGTCGCAGCGCAGGGCCATCTGGAAGAATGGCGTGAGGCTGGTGCTCTCGGTGATGCGGTAGTCGCGCGGAGTGATCAGGCCGCGGCGGTTGAGCAGGTCCGAAGTGAAGACGATATCGGCAGACGAGAAGCGGAACGAGGTGCCGATCAGCATTGCCATCTGCTCGTCGGAGAGTTTTTCCTTGGATTGCTGGAAGTCGTAGAGCATGGCCTCGTTGATATCGAGGTAGCCCTTGTCGTTGAAGTAGCGAGTCAGCTTGCCCAGCACCAAATCATAGAAATTGGTGCTGTTGTCGATGCCTTGCACCTTGGTCTGCACCAGCTTGTCCAGGTTGCTGACAGAGGTGTAGAGGTTGACCGGCGGGTTGAGCAGCAGCACGCGTTTGAAATCGAAGGCACGCCGGGTTTCGTCCAACTGGCTGACGAAGGCGGCATGCAGCGCCCCCAGGCTGTAGCCGGTCAGCAGGAACTCGCTGACCTCCAGCTTTGGATGCTGGGCACGCACGGCCTGCATGGCGCGGTACAGATCGTCGGCATCATCCGGGCTGTAGCCTGGCGTGGCCGAGCGCGAGGCAGCGGCCATGAAGTCGTAGCTGGTCGGTGACGACAGCTGTACGACATGGAAGCCAGCGCCGTAGAACAGCTTCTTCAGGTATTCGGTGGTGCCGCTGGCATAGTGCGCGCCGGTGCCGGAGATGATGAAAATCAGCGGCGCACGACCGTTCTGCTGGGCCAGGCGGTAACGCAGCTTGGTCACCGGCCAGAAGTTGTCCAGCAATTCAAACTCACGATCCGGGCGCAGGCGTACCGAGTAGTCGCGTTGCCGGATGTCGCCATCGGCCGGCAGCGTCGGGCGCAGCTCCGGCGGCGTGGTGGCGATGGTCGCCTCGAAAGGGTTGGCCAGTGGGTAGCCGTAGCTTTCGGCATCCACGTCGGCGGCCATCGCGGAGGCACAGAAGACCAGGCCGCCGAGCAAGGCGGCGAGTCGGGCAAGGCTGGGCATGTATTAAGTCCCTTTGAATAAGAGAACGTCTGGGTTGAGCAGCTGGCTTATGACAGCAGCAAGCGGGGCAAAGTGCCAGACTATCCTGCCTTATCTCAAGGAAACATGCGTAGCCGCAACAAGAGGCGCGCCGACTGACTCCAGGCTTTTTCAATCAGGCGTGGTGGTGCAGCCAGGCATGCTTTGGGCGCTCTGCCGCAGGCTGACGACGGCGTTCGAAACGCTGCCAGACCTTCTCGTGAAAGTAGAAGCCCACCGAGTTGCACAGGGGCTCGATGGCCGCCACCATGCCGCTGGCTGCGACACTGCCAGTCAGGGCGTAGGTGACGCCGAAGGCGATGCAGAAGTGCATGATGGTGAAGGTCAGGGTCTTGAGCATGATGCACCTCGTTGAGAATCATTTCGTCATGTAAGAGAGGCTAGTCCTGTTCGTCAGTGTCGGGAAATGTGGCCTTTGCATGGTCTCGATAGTGTTGGTCAATTGATTTCTGTTCTTAGAGAGTCTCTTTCTATTTATTTTGCCTCGGGGTGTCTGCGTTAAGGTGGCGCTCTCTTTCGGTGGAGTTGGGCGATGCAGATTAGTGATATTCCCTTCGGCGTAACGGACTGGGCTGCTATACCAGCGACCGAGCATCCGGGTGAGCGAGGCGTGGCACGTTGGCGTACTTGCCAGTTCGGTGCGCTGCGTGTGCGCATGGTCGAGTATTCGCCGGGCTACCTGGCCGACCACTGGTGCCGAAAAGGGCATGTGCTGTTGTGTCTGGAGGGAGAGCTGACCACCGAGCTTGAGGATGGCCGGGTATTCGTGCTCAAGCCTGGTATGAGTTATCAGGTGGCGGATGGGGCCGAGGCTCATCGTTCATCGACGATGTCTGGCGCACGCCTGTTCGTGGTGGACTGAGCCGCAATGCTTTGGCGCATGGCTGCCGATGCCCTGGTGCTGGTGCACCTGGGTTTCATCCTGTTCGTGCTACTGGGTGGCTTGTTGCTGCTGCGCTGGCCGCGTCTGATCTGGCTGCATATACCTGCAGTGGTCTGGGGCATCGTGGTGGAGTGTTTGCATCTGGGTTGTCCGCTGACGCCCTGGGAAAACCAGTTACGCCGCGCGGCCGGGCAGGCTGGCTATGACGGCGGCTTTATCGAGCATTACCTGATACCGCTGATCTATCCGGCCGGGCTCACGCCAAAGATCCAGCTCTATCTGGGCGCGATCGTGGTGTTG
Proteins encoded in this window:
- a CDS encoding RluA family pseudouridine synthase translates to MPLSQIEILHQDAALLVINKPTLLLSVPGRADDNKDCLVTRLQENGYPEARIVHRLDWETSGIIVLARDADSHRELSRQFHDRETEKAYTALCWGQPQADSGSIDLPLRYDPPTKPRHVVDHELGKHALTHWRVIERCGDWCRVELTPITGRSHQLRVHMLSIGHPLLGDRLYAHEQALAAHERLCLHASMLALTHPQTGERMRFECPAPF
- a CDS encoding TolC family protein — protein: MNRRLALGAFLIVTLSAPAQAWREEPLRPSAPSMPDPAPAELLSEQMADLSLVDAVFLGLRNNRSIKSAYLWRIADKFDLRVSEDAFNPKLYLSNSYRASRGHADSQRAGQFGATATLLGEYGTVVSLGWSKYHTQANQAGWRRNDGVDFSIIQPLLRGGGRDVTTAPLQLAQLTEEANRLGLKAGISQTVAAIIFAYRELLRAQEQLDIARAALQRSQELLSVNQAMIEAGRMAEFEVVQTEASLASQELGVEEAANLVDSSRLELLRLLALDLSSPVRATDALHAEAIEIDPGQAISLAERQQPDFLRQLIMRQQADINLLVAKNQSLWDLSLEVGANQARDRYGSTYGNGADRSWDSYAGIRLDIPIGDLSRRQGEVHARINVEDQQLQLADARQALIRNVKDVIRDVSTRWRQYEIAQRGVELSKRKLAIERDKLAAGRSSNFQVLSFESDLQNAENARLNTVIAYLNAQTQLDLTLGMTLESWDIILNDH
- the minE gene encoding cell division topological specificity factor MinE, with the protein product MNIFDFLRSRKKETTASIAKERLQIIVAHERGQRSQPDYLPALQQELVEVIRKYVNIDSDQVQVALENQGSCSILELNITLPDR
- a CDS encoding ABC transporter ATP-binding protein, yielding MLENNNEEQLIQLQHIGKHYRLADKTLHILDDVCLRIASGESCAVLGSSGSGKSTLLNVLGLLDLPDTGNYRLNGIEVAQASPDQLAALRNQLIGFVFQSFNLLPRLSALDNVALPLTYRGIAPRQAREQAHAMLARVGLVERSEHRPASLSGGQRQRVAIARALVGKPALILADEPTGNLDASTAQEIMALLLELNREQGVTLIVVTHDPLIANRLARQVEVHQGLLREAGAA
- a CDS encoding ABC transporter permease, with protein sequence MPLSTGPSAAQILVEALNSLRMLGRRSLLALLGIVMGSCSVVALLNIGGNAAAQSIAIFRNLGSDTLVLQLPPQPTGRDGLPLRLSVEALGRQTPAVASLSPVMTYGAPAIFHGRIGNANIIGADPALFEAARLDIASGRSLSGFDRKEAYAVIGASLAQTLSLPDDPLQPGDQLRLQSYQFRVVGILQEGAPGMLLPFNANETLFIPMEGMTRINPVPQISHVVARANSAEEVIQAGEQLRQALTQRIAGDAPVTLIFAQQILEGMQQQTRTFTYLLAALGVVSLIGGGVGVMNVMLMNVSERRREIGVRLALGARRRDIRNLFLVEAVALTSVGALLGAVLGMLGGWGYAQLSGWAFFLAPGALPLGIGSTVLVGLFFGLHPAIAASRLQPVEALRDE
- the minD gene encoding septum site-determining protein MinD, which gives rise to MAKILVVTSGKGGVGKTTTSAAIGTGLALRGHKTVIVDFDVGLRNLDLIMGCERRVVYDFVNVVNGEATLTQALIKDKRLENLYVLAASQTRDKDALTLEGVEKVINELSQNFEYVVCDSPAGIEKGAHLAMYFADEAIVVTNPEVSSVRDSDRMLGLLASKSRRAEKGEDPIKEHLLLTRYNPERVTKGEMLGVEDVEEILAIRLLGVIPESQAVLKASNQGIPVILDDQSDAGQAYSDAVDRLLGKEVAHRFLDVKKQGFLQRLFGGRE
- the minC gene encoding septum site-determining protein MinC — protein: MSQADLLAQDPVFQLKGSMLAITVMELAHNDLERLDAQLTEKVAQAPAFFSNTPLVLALDKLPEGEGELDLAQLMALCRRHGLRTLAIRAVRESDVAAAEAMDLPVLPPSGARERPIDPAPPKKVEVKPAEPEHKPARVVTTPVRGGQQIYAQGGDLIVLAAVSAGAELLADGNIHVYAPMRGRALAGIKGNTKARIFCQQMGAEMLSIAGHYKVAEDLRRDPLWGDAVHVSLSGDVLNITRL
- a CDS encoding lipid A biosynthesis lauroyl acyltransferase, whose translation is MDRPRFRAYFLHPRFWPLWLGFGLLWLVVQLPYGLQLKLGRALGWLMYRTASSRRQIAARNLELCFPDKSAAERERLLKENFASTGIAFFEMAMSWWWPKARLARLAHVEGLEHLQRAQAEGQGVILMAVHFTTLEIGAALLGQLHTIDGMYREHDNPLFDYIQRRGRERHNLDATAIEREDIRAMLKVLRAGRAIWYAPDQDYGRKQSIFVPLFGIQAATVTATTKFARLGKARVVPFTQQRLADGSGYRLVIHPPLEGFPGDSEEADCLRINQWIEQVVSACPEQYLWAHRRFKTRPEGEPKLYGKRA